A genomic segment from Nicotiana sylvestris chromosome 1, ASM39365v2, whole genome shotgun sequence encodes:
- the LOC104218559 gene encoding GATA transcription factor 1-like, with amino-acid sequence MKMEALDPSAASCFMVDVDDDLLNFSLEDETVFDDDEKTTKSITKHKHPLSSSYSSSLDSSNPVLSLLPSQQHPECVEEELEWLSNKDAFPAVEFGILADNPSIVFDHHSPVSVLENSSSTCNSSGNGSANANAYMSCCASLKVPVNYPVRARSKRRRRRQRGSFADLPSEHCMSVNKPSFKSIKQREPLLSLPLNSAKSASIGRRCQHCGADKTPQWRAGPLGPKTLCNACGVRYKSGRLLPEYRPANSPTFSPTVHSNSHRKVLEMRKQKIGVGGMMIHEACGYRVG; translated from the exons ATGAAAATGGAGGCTTTGGACCCAAGTGCTGCTTCATGTTTTATGGTGGATGTAGATGATGACCTTCTCAACTTCTCTTTGGAAGATGAAACTGTTTTTGACGATGATGAAAAAACAACAAAATCCATTACCAAACATAAACACCCTTtatcttcttcttattcttcttcctTGGATTCCTCAAACCCTGTTCTTAGCCTTCTTCCCTCCCAACAACACCCT GAATGTGTTGAGGAAGAATTGGAATGGCTGTCAAACAAAGATGCATTTCCAGCAGTGGAGTTTGGCATACTTGCCGATAACCCGAGTATTGTATTTGATCACCATAGCCCGGTTTCAGTGCTGGAGAATAGTAGCAGCACCTGTAACAGCAGTGGTAATGGCAGTGCTAATGCAAATGCGTATATGAGCTGCTGTGCCAGCTTAAAAGTCCCGGTTAATTACCCCGTTCGTGCACGGAGCAAGAGAAGGCGTAGAAGACAAAGAGGCAGCTTTGCTGACTTGCCAAGCGAGCATTGTATGTCGGTGAACAAACCGAGTTTCAAGAGCATTAAGCAACGTGAACCATTGCTTTCATTACCGTTGAATTCAGCTAAAAGTGCTAGCATTGGGAGGAGGTGCCAACACTGTGGAGCTGATAAGACCCCACAATGGAGGGCGGGTCCCCTGGGGCCGAAAACGCTGTGTAATGCATGTGGGGTCCGCTATAAGTCAGGCAGGTTGTTGCCAGAGTATCGCCCGGCAAACAGCCCTACTTTCTCGCCGACTGTGCATTCCAATTCCCACCGGAAGGTTTTGGAGATGAGAAAGCAGAAGATTGGAGTGGGAGGAATGATGATTCATGAAGCTTGTGGATATAGGGTAGGATAG